A genomic stretch from Sinorhizobium terangae includes:
- a CDS encoding aldo/keto reductase — translation MDPRTELKLHTGNRMPVMGVGTWQLTTDTADTIATALKLGYRMIDTSGDYGTQPGIADGISRSGVERADLYLVTKVEEVGDAYHATRKNLDELQLDYADLMLIHRPPRTGAGEDLWRSLIRAKEDGLTKDIGVSNYSIELIDRLIDATGEVPTVNQVEWSPFGHSDDLLRYARERQIVIQAYSPLTRTKRLGDATLAEIAAKYGKSPAQVLIRWNLERGTVPVPKANQRQHLEENIDVFDFDISEDDLEALNGLNERFSSLGTLPYV, via the coding sequence GACCCGAGGACCGAGCTAAAGCTGCACACCGGCAACAGGATGCCTGTCATGGGCGTCGGGACATGGCAGTTGACGACCGACACGGCGGATACCATCGCAACTGCCCTGAAGCTCGGCTATCGAATGATCGACACTTCCGGAGACTACGGGACGCAGCCGGGCATCGCAGACGGGATCAGCAGGAGCGGCGTCGAGCGCGCGGACCTTTACCTCGTGACGAAAGTGGAGGAAGTCGGGGACGCGTATCACGCGACGCGGAAAAATCTCGACGAACTGCAGCTCGACTATGCCGATCTCATGCTCATACACCGTCCACCGCGAACCGGTGCGGGAGAGGATCTTTGGCGAAGTCTGATCCGGGCGAAGGAGGACGGCCTTACGAAGGACATCGGCGTCAGCAATTACTCGATCGAGCTCATCGACAGGTTGATAGATGCAACCGGCGAAGTCCCGACCGTCAATCAGGTCGAGTGGAGCCCGTTCGGGCACAGCGATGATCTGCTGCGCTATGCGAGGGAAAGGCAGATCGTCATCCAGGCCTACAGTCCGCTGACGCGCACGAAACGGCTCGGTGATGCGACGCTTGCAGAGATTGCCGCGAAATACGGCAAATCGCCGGCGCAGGTGCTGATCCGATGGAACCTTGAGCGCGGCACGGTCCCCGTTCCCAAGGCCAACCAGCGGCAACATTTGGAAGAGAATATCGATGTGTTTGATTTCGATATCAGCGAGGACGACCTTGAGGCGCTCAATGGCCTGAACGAACGCTTCTCGTCGCTCGGGACGCTTCCATACGTCTGA
- a CDS encoding NAD(P)H-dependent flavin oxidoreductase — protein sequence MSLPPILSGTMRLPVVGAPLFIVSHPRLTIAQCKAGVIGSFPALNARPQSQLDEWLAEITETLADHDARHPDRPAAPFAVNQIVHKSNARLEQDLMLCIKYKVPIVISSLGAVPEVNAAIHSYGGIVLHDVINNRHANSAIRKGADGLIAVAAGAGGHAGTLSPFALVQEIRAWFDGPLLLSGAIATGGAILAAEAMGADMAYIGSPFIATEEARASEAYKQMIVDSSAADIVYSNYFTGIHGNYLKPSISAAGMDPDSLPEADPSKMDFGSAAEGAKAWKDIWGCGQGIGAIREIATVAQLVDRLEREYDAARTRLGFGAYRHVHPPKEFSSSRN from the coding sequence ATGTCCTTGCCGCCAATTCTTTCCGGAACAATGAGGCTGCCGGTGGTCGGCGCGCCGCTCTTCATCGTTTCGCATCCCCGGCTCACAATCGCGCAATGCAAGGCCGGCGTCATCGGCTCCTTTCCCGCCCTTAATGCGCGCCCGCAATCGCAGCTCGATGAGTGGCTTGCGGAAATCACCGAAACGCTTGCCGACCACGATGCCAGGCACCCCGACCGGCCGGCGGCGCCATTCGCGGTCAATCAGATTGTCCACAAGTCGAACGCGAGGCTCGAGCAGGACCTGATGCTCTGCATCAAATACAAGGTGCCTATCGTCATATCGTCGCTTGGCGCGGTCCCGGAAGTGAATGCCGCCATCCATTCCTACGGCGGCATCGTGCTCCACGACGTCATCAACAATCGGCACGCCAACTCGGCGATCCGCAAGGGGGCGGACGGCCTGATCGCGGTTGCCGCGGGGGCCGGCGGCCACGCCGGGACGCTTTCGCCTTTCGCGCTTGTGCAGGAGATCCGCGCGTGGTTCGACGGGCCACTTCTGCTTTCCGGCGCAATCGCCACCGGTGGCGCCATCCTCGCGGCAGAGGCGATGGGCGCGGACATGGCCTATATCGGCTCCCCCTTCATCGCCACCGAAGAGGCGCGCGCCAGCGAAGCCTATAAACAGATGATCGTCGACAGCAGCGCCGCCGACATCGTCTATTCCAACTATTTCACCGGCATTCACGGCAACTACCTCAAACCCTCGATCAGCGCCGCCGGCATGGACCCGGACAGCCTGCCGGAGGCAGACCCGTCCAAGATGGATTTCGGCAGCGCCGCCGAAGGGGCGAAGGCCTGGAAGGACATTTGGGGCTGCGGCCAGGGCATCGGCGCCATCCGCGAGATCGCCACGGTCGCGCAACTCGTCGACCGGCTGGAACGCGAATACGACGCGGCCCGAACACGGCTCGGGTTCGGCGCCTATCGCCATGTTCATCCGCCCAAGGAATTTTCAAGTTCTCGAAACTGA